From a region of the Spelaeicoccus albus genome:
- a CDS encoding LLM class flavin-dependent oxidoreductase, translating to MNDTDTTRVDHATDSTKRSAFEIGHMTFVEITADPVTGRMPTGHQRSRDTIEQARVADQVGLDLFAVGEHHRTDFVGSAPPMVLAAAAEATEKIRLTSSVTVLGSDDPVRVWEQFATLDQFSGGRAEIIAGRGSYTESFPLFGYDLADYADLFREKLDLLLQIRARNPITWRGRFRPDLDNADIGPRAVQDLLPIWVGVGGTQASAISTGRLGLPMALALLLGPITLHKQAIELYWQAAAQAGHDPATLRTSINLHGYVGRTSQGARDVMYPYFAQGMKDNNHQRGRGFTMPRTAFDAQTSPAAGLVVGSPQEVIDKLLAYHEIYGIDRSMIQIGFGGMPQSEVLEAIELLGTEVAPVVRQEVAARKGDLV from the coding sequence ATGAATGACACCGACACGACCCGCGTCGACCACGCGACCGATTCCACGAAGCGGTCCGCGTTCGAGATCGGACACATGACGTTCGTCGAGATCACCGCTGACCCCGTCACCGGCAGAATGCCGACTGGCCACCAGCGGTCCCGCGACACGATCGAACAGGCTCGGGTAGCAGACCAGGTCGGCCTCGACCTCTTCGCCGTGGGTGAGCACCACCGCACCGACTTCGTCGGGTCCGCCCCGCCGATGGTTCTGGCCGCGGCGGCCGAGGCGACCGAGAAGATCCGTCTGACCAGCTCCGTCACGGTGCTCGGCTCCGACGATCCAGTCCGGGTATGGGAGCAGTTCGCCACGCTCGACCAGTTCTCCGGCGGCCGCGCCGAGATCATCGCCGGACGCGGCTCCTACACAGAGTCGTTCCCCCTGTTCGGCTACGACCTGGCCGACTACGCCGACCTCTTCCGGGAGAAGCTCGATCTCCTGCTCCAGATCCGCGCACGAAACCCGATCACGTGGCGGGGCAGATTTCGACCCGACCTCGACAACGCCGACATCGGACCGCGTGCCGTCCAGGACCTGCTACCGATCTGGGTCGGCGTCGGCGGCACTCAGGCCTCGGCGATCAGTACCGGGCGACTCGGCCTGCCGATGGCGCTCGCTCTGCTGCTTGGCCCGATCACACTCCATAAGCAGGCCATCGAGCTGTACTGGCAGGCCGCCGCGCAGGCAGGCCACGACCCGGCGACGCTGCGCACGAGCATCAACCTGCACGGCTACGTCGGCCGCACCAGCCAGGGCGCACGGGATGTCATGTACCCGTACTTCGCCCAGGGGATGAAGGACAACAACCACCAGCGCGGCCGCGGCTTCACCATGCCGAGGACGGCATTCGACGCGCAGACCTCCCCGGCCGCCGGCCTCGTCGTCGGCAGCCCCCAGGAGGTGATCGACAAACTGCTCGCGTACCATGAAATCTACGGAATAGATCGATCCATGATTCAGATCGGCTTCGGCGGCATGCCACAGAGCGAGGTGCTGGAGGCGATCGAGCTGCTCGGCACCGAGGTCGCCCCGGTCGTTCGCCAGGAAGTCGCGGCACGGAAGGGGGATCTGGTATGA
- a CDS encoding NAD(P)H-dependent oxidoreductase, which yields MTTKLDSAPATSTGGPGGAIPRRALRIAVVNGSPSEKSKTMGLVDVVLQTLAGMLADEDITIEQTRVDVYRLGPAFTGAHEREVIAPEIEDTLRQVEQADLLIAATPVFRGSYTGQFKHFFDLVDQYALANKPVLLAATGGGEHHALVLEHALRPLFGFFQALTLPVAVFASSSDFDGTTLLTPRVYGRIEMAITDVIGLLIARATVG from the coding sequence ATGACGACCAAGCTCGACAGCGCGCCGGCGACCTCAACCGGCGGTCCGGGTGGGGCGATACCTCGACGTGCACTGCGCATAGCCGTGGTCAACGGCAGCCCCAGCGAGAAATCCAAGACCATGGGGCTGGTCGACGTAGTGCTGCAGACCCTTGCCGGCATGCTCGCAGACGAAGACATCACAATCGAGCAGACCCGTGTTGATGTCTATCGCCTCGGCCCCGCTTTCACCGGCGCCCACGAGCGCGAGGTAATCGCACCCGAGATCGAGGACACTCTACGACAGGTTGAGCAGGCTGATCTGCTGATCGCCGCCACTCCAGTGTTCCGCGGGTCCTACACAGGGCAGTTCAAACACTTCTTCGACCTGGTCGACCAATACGCGCTCGCGAACAAACCCGTGCTCCTCGCCGCCACCGGGGGAGGTGAGCACCATGCACTAGTTCTTGAGCACGCGCTGCGCCCGCTGTTCGGGTTCTTCCAAGCGTTGACCCTGCCGGTCGCCGTCTTCGCCTCCTCAAGTGACTTCGACGGCACAACCCTGCTGACCCCACGGGTCTACGGTCGCATCGAGATGGCGATTACCGATGTTATCGGACTGCTCATTGCCCGAGCCACAGTCGGCTGA